TTGGGGAGATAATGCTagtctttttgtattttaatttttttatttcatggtttttaaatattggaTGTATATCTAAGAGTGCTGGATGGGAGCAAAGGGATAGTTACAATCTGTCCAACTATATCTTTGGAAATCCAACTAATGTACAAGCTTGGGACATTTTACGAGTATCAGACATATTTCTGCAATCACTAGTACAACAGCTGAGATACTCTGCATCATCTCTGTACTCCAAGCAGTTGTGCAGCTGCCATACGAGTATGAAGTTCTGACTGATGCATACTGAACtggtaaattttcttttataaaaactaacatagaaaatggaaacaatgcACAGCTGACAAAACTTGAACACTTACTCTTATTTTAGGTTAAAATGTGTGTTGTTTACAACCATACTTCAAAAAATGTAACTATCCTGTGATATTGAAGTTGAATTTCACCAGGTGGGATCCATACATTTCTCCTAGGTCACTCATAATCTGTTCATTGAATGATGTTGATTAAGTTTTGCAGCAGTGGAAGCTGAATGGTTGAAATAGGTCACATAACATTAAATACTTCATCATGTTGGAACAGATGAATATGGAAATGAGCAATCCATACTTCTTGGTAGCATACAATTAAAGGTTGATTATTAGACTCTACTTTTccaatagaaaaaacaaaaacaaataaagaaatggtTCTTACATATTAAGAATGACATGATTAAGTTGATTTCAACTTGCTTAAGTAATCGATTTAATAGGGCAATGCTTAtggtaaatacattttaaaggttCAAACAGTATAAATACCACCACAGTACAGATAGATTTGACAAACAGAACTGGATAAATTTCAGTcttggcaaaaacaaaccatgatattttattgattgaatGAAGGTATCTTACCTTATTTCTAAGAGAAAATGCTGCTTGTGCTGCACAAATCAATGGTAGTCCATCGTACAACGTCTCTCACACGCTGCTTCCATCTCTATAGATTCTTTGTTGACTCGGTGATAAGAGATGCAAAAAGCCGCGGCCACTTGTTGGTGACATAGTAACAAGGTGGAGCTTTTTAGGCTTTGAACCATtgcttatgttgtttatttttcttctcatctttaAGATGATAATCTGACTTggatcattatttatttttttacattatttcattGCAGAATAGCAAAGATCCAATTTAGtttaaatacaaatcaaaaAAGCAAATTGCTCCATCCACGTCTGATGCTGTGTGAGTTAAGGTCACCCTGACGTTATCACACTTCAGCCTAATGACGCCAcctaaacaaatacaaaaattactTCCTCATCAGCAGACTGAGAAACAACAGACACAACAGGTCCATATTTGGTTATAATAATACTCTATGATACTAGTAAATAGGTAtgaagagaaggaagaagaaataaaaagaaaaggatttcatttattaaattagatGCATGAATTTATTAGTTACTGCAATTTATTCTTTGTGCTATGCTTTCTTCTCATGCTTCccttttattcattattttttcttcttcttattgtATCCACTTTTTCCTCtggtttcctcctcctcttcatcatcctcctcctcctcatcatcatcatcatcctcactaGAAGATTCAATGCTGCCATGCTCGAACTCTTCATCCTTCCACTCTCTTGCCAAGAGTTTCTGAAACACATCATACTCCTCAGACGATGCCTGGGCAACATCTGCGATGAACGTCCCCTCGTCCACATTAAGGATTCTGTCCAGTTTGGGGTTAATCATAGTAGTCTGTCCTTTCTTGTCTGGGGTTTGATACAACCCTCGCCGCTCCAGGAAAGTGTGCCGACAGCGCAGGTCGTCTAGACTAAAACGAAACAACCTGAACTTCACCATCTCGGCCTGTTTGACACCCATTCTGAAGTAAACGTACTGTGGAGAGAGTATTTGATGTATGCAGttaggaagaagaagaaacagataacaaaataataatcagagtAGTAATATAAAGTAATTCGATGAGTGTGGTACAACTCTTACTATTAGTAGCTTGCTTATTTCATTATACAGTAAAACGCTGTTATTAACCATGTAATATTGCCATGTAGAGAAGTCACTTCACAGCAAtccaaaaaacaacattgtagCCACCAGGGGGAGCACCGCTGCTGCATGTCAGTGTCACACAAAGTGACATCAAAGATGTGGGTTAAGACAAAGCGCAACATCCAGACCTGGACAAAAGTTTTGGTATCCCTCTGTTATTGGCCAAATAACAATGACCACTGAAATTACTTGAAACTAACAAAAGCATTTTACTGAAAGTCAACGGGGGAGGGGACAGGTtgtaaaatctacttttgaGCTTGAgcgttgctttgattctttcttgcATGTTTGCGAAAACCTTTAATCTCTTGTGGCATCCATTCACTCGTGCCTAAATGTTTGCCTTCACAAAGCACtgcctatttccacaaagctcctcctgcCACCGAGCACTCCACCCCCTGCGCTTCCCCACTAAACTCCTCCGGATAAGCAGctgtagcaattagcaaacacctgatgaaactgtgcatctgctgatcTTATCACACAAGCCACGTCTCAGTTCAGCACTCCTATTTTAAATGGCAtaacagaaagagcaggagcttcttaaagacacagaggccaATTTAAAGGGCTCAAATTGTGATGTCAAATTCCTCTACGTTATGTTGATATATACaatgttttataacaactaaaggtaacatatttacttgattatgctacaaaatggcaccgtgtgtctggaaaatacacagTACCATCTCTTTATTATGTATAATAAAGAGAATCTCTTTATTATGTATAATAAAGAGAATCTCTTTATTGTTATGCACAGACATGGTACTATAGTATGGTATTAACCAATGAAAATCtgatattatttttgaattgtggtttaacagaataataaaaaaacaaaacaataaaacaggcCTAGACAAAAATGATTGTACTTGTAAtaagaaattgaaaataatttcttattacATGTTAAACTAAGGTATGTCCTCTAATCGGTCAGTCTGCCTATTTAAAGGATGACAATATCATCTGTGCTGTTTGGTGACATGGTGTTTACCACACctaaaattgacattttcatgtattatttttgttagtttcaaGTTATTTCTGTGACCATGGCCTTTTTGTTCAATAACAGCGACCATTAACAAAGAGTTACCAACTATTTTGTCTGTTGTGTATGAAAGCAGGCTGTTAAATACACTAATAATCAAACTTGGATAATCTGTAAAAGGaattggggttagggttggtaGTAGGTGGGTGTGGTCTTAAAAGGAAGTGGGCTGCTTAAGTAAGTTCTTCTTAGAGATCTTTACAATATTAACCCCATTGGTTTCACTTCTATAATTACTGACCTGGAACTTGTACTCTAGCTGGTCCAGGTCCTCCAACACCACTGCAGGACTATCTCTGAGGATTTCTGCCACTTGCTGGGTGGTAAACAGACACTTCTCTCTGAGGAACTGCACCACAGATTTGACAGACTTTATCGGCACGGTTAAGATCTTTGGGTAGTGGGACACGGTTCTCTGAAGACTCCCTACAGGAGAGATGAAGACATTTAGGTTTGATATAAGTACCAAATCTCTTgaatttcttcacatttgtaCCATATtataatcacaaacttcaatgaattttttaaagatttgatgTGATACACCATCACAACATAGTGCAAGTAGtatgtttttacttatttcttttacagtttaacatttgaatatttaccTATATTTAGCTGTatccattttctaaaatgttttcaccaaTATTTATATCACTGCTGAATAAACCCATCCATCATCATGTGTTGGGCATGGTCTTAGCGTTAAAATCTAGTCTTAGTTCTCCACTAtaaatttaatgttgtgttGTGATTCATACAGGGTATGAAGCAAACTGCGGATAGAACCATCAAGACCAGATCACATGaatactacatttttttttacttttattaaaaataataataataatccaaatATCCTTAAAcccttcacaattatgcaccacGTTGTGTTGTATTATCAAATAAacgtgacaaaatataaaaggttcatgaatacttttgcaaagtactaTGCAGTACTATGCAGAAGTActttgctttgaaaaataatctcaCCTTCAACAAAACCCAGACGCCGTAGCTGGGTTATCCTCTCCTGGAGCTGCATTTCTTTAACCGCGCAGAGCTCTGGACATTTGTCCAGCAGTTTATGCACGGTGGTGGGGTTAAGCCCCAGGACAAACAGTGCTGACAGCGTTGATAAGACGTGTTTGGCAGCATTCCTTCCTTTCATCCTGGACATACTGTCATACAATTGTTCTGCCTGGTACTCTGTGAATCCCATGTCGAGCAAAGATCTCAGAGACAGCTCAGGAGAGTTTCTCTTGTTGTGTTGTAATACAGAAGAGGTCTGATTTGAAACGGAGCAAAGTAGTCTGCAGCTGTGGCTCAAAGGGAGAttagatgttttaaatgtcttaaactGGACGGGGATGGAAGTGGAGGAGGGAAcatagtttagtttttgtcGAAGAACctgtggaggaaaaataaaatgtccgAAGGTTGTACCAGTTTCATTAGCTGCATGACGAACTTTAAGGACCTTTTAACAACACTTTTGAGGTATTTGGATCAATAAATCACACACTCCAAAATCCaactattttcaaattaaattataataaagtACATAATCTCAAAAGGTATTTCAACTCACCTGCAGCAGAACAACACGGGTCCCCATGGTGGTACGTTGTTCTTAGTCGTCCGACTGAAAATCTATTGCCAAGGCAACGTTCCGGTGAGTTAGTTCACGTTCTG
This is a stretch of genomic DNA from Gambusia affinis linkage group LG12, SWU_Gaff_1.0, whole genome shotgun sequence. It encodes these proteins:
- the mterf4 gene encoding transcription termination factor 4, mitochondrial, whose protein sequence is MGTRVVLLQVLRQKLNYVPSSTSIPVQFKTFKTSNLPLSHSCRLLCSVSNQTSSVLQHNKRNSPELSLRSLLDMGFTEYQAEQLYDSMSRMKGRNAAKHVLSTLSALFVLGLNPTTVHKLLDKCPELCAVKEMQLQERITQLRRLGFVEGSLQRTVSHYPKILTVPIKSVKSVVQFLREKCLFTTQQVAEILRDSPAVVLEDLDQLEYKFQYVYFRMGVKQAEMVKFRLFRFSLDDLRCRHTFLERRGLYQTPDKKGQTTMINPKLDRILNVDEGTFIADVAQASSEEYDVFQKLLAREWKDEEFEHGSIESSSEDDDDDEEEEDDEEEEETRGKSGYNKKKKK